A genomic stretch from Anaerolinea thermophila UNI-1 includes:
- a CDS encoding succinate dehydrogenase/fumarate reductase iron-sulfur subunit, protein MSDEKWTVTFTVYRKKDEQPARYDTFTLEVSPDEYVLDAVERIWAFHDRSLVFAHACHHSTCGACGMRVNGVERLTCITPIREVTRNGGTVRVEPLRNFPVVSDLAVDMSRLYRAMDAVQAPAVHPLDAAPLEGGGIRPPREVPQPEDEGEFYRLADCIECGLCVSACPVAGTDPTYLGPAALAGAQLQGVAQNPDLLGVVDCAEGVWRCHSAYECTAVCPSNVQPGWRIMDLRRQVVAQRIKALFGKG, encoded by the coding sequence ATGAGTGATGAAAAGTGGACTGTAACCTTTACCGTGTACCGCAAGAAGGATGAACAGCCTGCGCGGTACGATACTTTTACACTGGAAGTAAGCCCCGATGAGTACGTTCTGGATGCGGTGGAACGTATCTGGGCTTTTCACGACCGCTCGCTGGTGTTTGCCCATGCCTGTCACCATTCCACCTGCGGCGCCTGCGGGATGCGCGTCAATGGGGTGGAGCGCCTGACCTGCATCACCCCCATCCGTGAGGTCACCCGCAACGGCGGCACGGTGCGTGTTGAGCCTCTACGCAATTTCCCCGTGGTCAGTGACCTGGCGGTGGATATGAGCCGGCTGTACCGCGCCATGGATGCCGTGCAGGCTCCGGCGGTGCATCCGCTGGACGCCGCGCCTCTGGAGGGCGGGGGCATCCGCCCGCCGCGCGAAGTCCCTCAGCCCGAAGACGAAGGCGAGTTTTACCGCCTTGCCGACTGCATTGAGTGCGGCTTGTGCGTGAGCGCCTGTCCGGTGGCAGGTACTGACCCGACGTATCTGGGTCCGGCGGCGCTGGCAGGTGCGCAATTGCAGGGCGTTGCCCAAAACCCCGATTTGCTTGGCGTGGTGGACTGCGCCGAGGGGGTATGGCGCTGTCACAGTGCCTATGAGTGTACAGCGGTTTGCCCGTCCAACGTCCAGCCCGGCTGGCGCATCATGGATTTGCGCCGTCAGGTGGTGGCACAGCGCATCAAAGCCCTGTTTGGAAAAGGTTAA
- a CDS encoding FAD-dependent oxidoreductase codes for MTKPHAIVIGAGFTGVAIAWDLTQRGFRVSVVERGPIANGTSGRTHGLLHSGARYAVNDQESAIECIQENLILRRIVPDAIEPNGGLFVAVQEEDLAYREKFIEGCAACGIPIRELTPQEVLRLEPNLNPRLLTAFTVPDATFDPLRLALAFAASAKAGGAQFYLYTDVVDLLRDGRGNVCGVKAWNRAADQRFHLPAEVVINATGAWVGQITAMAGVQVPITPTPGVMVAYDKRLTQRAINLLNEPGDGDIVLPQRRMMVVGTTSFTIEDPDYVPVYEDHVALMMERGAALIPALRQTRERGAYMATRPLIGATAPGRSISRTFKAYDHAETDGIEGLVTITGGKATTLRLMAEKTVDVVCRKFGIEVPCRTAETPLLSYRKFYQ; via the coding sequence ATGACCAAACCGCATGCCATTGTCATCGGCGCGGGATTTACCGGTGTTGCCATCGCCTGGGATTTGACCCAGCGCGGCTTTCGGGTCAGCGTGGTGGAGCGCGGTCCCATTGCCAACGGCACATCCGGGCGCACGCACGGATTGCTCCATTCGGGCGCGCGCTACGCCGTGAATGACCAGGAATCAGCCATTGAGTGCATTCAGGAAAACCTCATCCTGCGGCGCATTGTCCCCGATGCCATTGAGCCAAACGGCGGGCTGTTCGTTGCCGTGCAGGAAGAGGATTTAGCCTACCGCGAGAAATTTATCGAAGGATGCGCCGCCTGCGGGATTCCCATCCGCGAGTTGACCCCGCAGGAAGTCCTGCGCCTGGAACCCAACCTCAATCCCCGCCTGCTGACAGCCTTTACCGTTCCCGATGCCACCTTTGACCCCCTGCGCCTGGCGCTGGCGTTTGCCGCTTCAGCCAAAGCCGGGGGAGCGCAGTTCTACCTGTACACCGACGTGGTGGACCTGCTCCGCGACGGGCGCGGCAACGTTTGCGGCGTCAAAGCCTGGAACCGCGCCGCCGATCAGCGCTTTCACCTGCCTGCCGAGGTGGTCATCAACGCCACTGGCGCCTGGGTGGGGCAGATTACTGCCATGGCGGGCGTGCAGGTGCCCATCACGCCAACCCCCGGGGTGATGGTGGCTTACGATAAACGCCTGACTCAACGCGCCATCAACCTGCTTAACGAACCCGGCGATGGCGATATTGTCCTGCCTCAGCGGCGCATGATGGTGGTCGGCACGACTTCGTTTACCATCGAAGACCCCGATTACGTCCCCGTGTACGAGGATCACGTGGCGCTGATGATGGAGCGCGGCGCGGCGCTCATCCCTGCCCTGCGGCAGACCCGCGAGCGCGGCGCTTACATGGCAACCCGCCCGCTGATTGGCGCTACCGCCCCCGGTCGGAGCATCTCGCGCACTTTCAAAGCCTACGATCACGCCGAAACTGACGGCATTGAAGGGCTGGTGACCATCACCGGCGGCAAAGCCACCACCCTGCGCCTGATGGCGGAAAAGACGGTGGACGTGGTTTGCCGCAAATTCGGCATCGAGGTCCCCTGCCGCACGGCAGAGACCCCTCTGCTTTCCTACCGCAAGTTTTACCAGTAA
- the glpK gene encoding glycerol kinase GlpK, translating into MAKYAAALDQGTTSTRFMIFDHHGQVVAMDQKEHEQIYPKPGWVEHNPLEIWERTQEVIEGALRKSGISPKEIAAVGITNQRETTLLWEKATGKPVYNAIVWQDTRTDKICNDLAAEGGQDRLRPKTGLPLATYFSGPKIRWILENVPGVRERAERGEILFGTMDTWIIWNLTGGVHVTDVTNASRTLLMNLQTLDWDDELLDLLGIPRAILPQIRSSSEVYGYARGALEGVPVAGDLGDQQAALFGQACYDPGEAKNTYGTGCFMLLNTGTTPVPSQSGLLTTLGYKIGNAPAVYALEGSIAITGALVQWLRDNLKMIENSRDIEGLARTVEDNGGIYFVPAFSGLFAPYWRSDARGIIVGLTRYINRGHIARAALEATAYQTREVLDAMNRDSGITLTALKVDGGMVYNQLLMQFQADILGVPVIRPKVAETTSLGAAYAAGLAVGFWETFDELRANWGKDTEWHPQMSPELREKLYAGWKKAVERTFGWVEG; encoded by the coding sequence ATGGCAAAGTACGCCGCCGCGTTGGATCAGGGCACGACCAGCACCCGCTTTATGATTTTTGACCATCACGGGCAGGTGGTGGCAATGGACCAAAAAGAACACGAGCAGATTTATCCCAAACCCGGCTGGGTGGAGCATAACCCGCTGGAAATTTGGGAGCGCACCCAGGAAGTCATCGAGGGCGCACTGCGCAAGAGCGGCATCTCCCCCAAAGAGATTGCCGCCGTGGGCATCACCAATCAGCGCGAGACCACCCTGTTGTGGGAAAAAGCCACCGGCAAACCGGTGTACAACGCCATCGTCTGGCAGGACACCCGCACCGATAAAATCTGCAACGACCTGGCGGCGGAGGGCGGGCAGGACCGCCTGCGCCCCAAGACCGGACTGCCCCTGGCGACCTATTTCTCCGGCCCCAAAATCCGCTGGATTCTGGAGAACGTTCCCGGGGTGCGCGAACGCGCCGAGCGTGGCGAAATTCTGTTCGGCACAATGGACACCTGGATCATCTGGAATCTGACCGGCGGTGTGCATGTCACCGACGTGACCAACGCCTCGCGCACCCTGCTGATGAACCTGCAAACGCTGGACTGGGACGATGAACTGCTCGACCTGCTCGGCATCCCCCGCGCCATCCTGCCGCAGATTCGCTCCTCGTCCGAGGTGTACGGTTACGCCCGCGGTGCGCTGGAAGGTGTGCCGGTAGCGGGCGATCTGGGCGATCAGCAGGCGGCGCTCTTTGGGCAAGCCTGTTACGACCCCGGCGAAGCCAAGAACACCTACGGCACGGGCTGTTTCATGTTGCTGAATACCGGCACCACACCTGTTCCCAGCCAGAGCGGACTGCTCACCACCCTGGGCTACAAAATCGGTAATGCCCCGGCGGTGTACGCCCTGGAAGGTTCGATTGCCATCACCGGCGCGCTGGTGCAGTGGCTGCGCGACAATCTGAAGATGATCGAAAATTCCCGCGACATTGAAGGGCTGGCGCGCACCGTTGAGGATAACGGCGGGATTTACTTCGTCCCGGCGTTCTCCGGCTTGTTTGCCCCCTACTGGCGCAGTGACGCCCGCGGCATCATTGTCGGGTTGACCCGCTACATCAACCGCGGTCACATTGCTCGCGCCGCGCTGGAAGCCACCGCTTACCAAACCCGCGAGGTGCTGGACGCCATGAACCGCGACTCGGGCATCACCCTCACCGCACTCAAGGTGGACGGCGGTATGGTGTACAACCAACTGCTCATGCAGTTCCAGGCAGATATCCTCGGCGTGCCGGTCATCCGCCCCAAGGTTGCCGAGACCACCTCGCTGGGCGCGGCTTATGCCGCCGGGCTGGCGGTGGGCTTCTGGGAGACCTTTGACGAACTGCGCGCCAACTGGGGCAAGGATACCGAATGGCATCCGCAGATGAGTCCCGAACTGCGCGAGAAACTGTACGCGGGCTGGAAGAAAGCCGTGGAGCGCACCTTTGGCTGGGTAGAAGGGTGA
- a CDS encoding DsrE/DsrF/DrsH-like family protein: protein MAEETRKIAFICSKGDLDMAYPALVMGWAALGNGIDVTIFFTFWGLDLINKHRVDHLELAPVANTSMKMSMMGIPGNLGIPNLVGVLPGMTALTTKLMKDKMKALGVPPVREYLEMLVDGGAKLYACKMSVDMMGLKKEDFIDGVEDIVTAGDFMDMTEGAQIIFI, encoded by the coding sequence ATGGCTGAAGAAACTCGCAAGATTGCTTTCATTTGTTCCAAGGGTGACCTGGACATGGCTTACCCTGCCCTGGTGATGGGCTGGGCGGCGCTGGGCAACGGCATTGACGTGACCATCTTCTTCACCTTCTGGGGTCTGGATCTCATCAACAAACACCGCGTGGATCATCTGGAACTGGCACCGGTTGCCAATACCAGCATGAAGATGAGCATGATGGGCATTCCCGGCAACTTGGGTATTCCCAATCTGGTGGGGGTTCTGCCCGGCATGACCGCCTTAACCACCAAACTGATGAAGGACAAAATGAAAGCACTGGGTGTACCACCGGTGCGTGAGTACCTGGAAATGCTGGTGGATGGCGGCGCCAAACTGTACGCTTGTAAGATGTCGGTGGACATGATGGGCTTGAAGAAGGAAGACTTTATTGACGGTGTTGAAGATATCGTCACCGCCGGTGATTTCATGGACATGACCGAAGGCGCGCAGATTATCTTCATTTAG
- a CDS encoding TusE/DsrC/DsvC family sulfur relay protein — protein MATRTIAGKTVQVNDEGFMTNPAEWTKEIAVELAKEEGIAELTEQHWKVIDFCRQTGLSSGKAPTLRQITTGTGLSTKDLFALFPKGPAKKVARISGLGKPEGCV, from the coding sequence ATGGCAACACGCACAATTGCGGGCAAGACCGTTCAGGTCAACGATGAAGGCTTCATGACCAACCCGGCTGAATGGACGAAAGAAATCGCCGTGGAACTGGCGAAAGAAGAAGGCATTGCCGAACTCACCGAACAGCACTGGAAGGTGATTGATTTCTGCCGCCAGACAGGGTTGAGCAGTGGCAAAGCCCCCACCCTGCGCCAGATTACCACCGGCACCGGGCTTTCTACCAAGGATTTATTTGCCCTCTTCCCCAAGGGTCCCGCCAAGAAGGTCGCGCGCATTTCCGGGCTGGGTAAACCCGAAGGCTGCGTCTAG
- the sqr gene encoding type III sulfide quinone reductase, selenoprotein subtype — protein sequence MKKLVILGAGTAGTMAANRLSRILNTSEWEITLVDPNPVHYYQPGFLFIPFGVYQEKDAVKPKKAFIPRGGKLLQTAVEEILPSQNKVRLANGETLSYDYLIIATGTDIHPEETPGLAEHEWGKSIHTFYSLEGAVALAGALRNWKGGRLVVNVVENPIKCPVAPLEFLFLADWYFTQRGMRDRVELIYATPLPGAFTKPIASRMLGDMLEKRRIRVEPEFMLMEVNPDAKKLVSYDEREVEFDLLVSIPLNKGAEVIGRSGLGDELNYVPTNKHTLLAEGYDNIFVLGDATNVPASKAGATAHYEVDTLAENFPRYIQGKELEPLFDGHANCFVETGYGKGMLIDFNYTTEPLPGKYPLPLIGPFSLLKESVINHWGKLGFRWMYWNILMKGLPIPFLPAQMSMVGKEKVNWENGGAFAA from the coding sequence ATGAAGAAACTGGTCATTCTGGGCGCCGGCACTGCCGGGACGATGGCGGCAAATCGATTGAGCCGCATTCTCAATACCAGCGAATGGGAAATTACGCTGGTAGATCCCAATCCGGTGCATTACTATCAGCCTGGCTTTCTCTTCATCCCCTTTGGGGTATATCAGGAAAAAGACGCCGTGAAACCCAAGAAGGCGTTTATCCCGCGCGGCGGCAAACTGCTTCAGACCGCCGTGGAAGAAATCCTGCCTTCGCAAAACAAGGTGCGACTTGCCAACGGCGAGACCCTTTCCTATGATTACCTGATCATCGCCACCGGCACGGATATTCACCCCGAAGAAACCCCCGGTCTGGCGGAGCATGAGTGGGGCAAGTCCATCCACACCTTCTACTCTCTGGAAGGGGCGGTGGCGCTTGCCGGGGCTCTGCGTAACTGGAAGGGCGGGCGTCTGGTGGTCAATGTGGTGGAAAATCCCATCAAATGCCCCGTGGCTCCGCTGGAGTTCCTCTTCCTCGCCGACTGGTACTTTACCCAGCGCGGCATGCGTGACCGTGTGGAACTGATTTACGCTACCCCGCTTCCCGGCGCGTTCACCAAACCCATTGCCTCTCGCATGCTGGGCGATATGCTTGAGAAACGCCGTATTCGGGTAGAGCCGGAATTCATGCTCATGGAAGTCAACCCGGATGCGAAGAAACTGGTCTCTTACGACGAGCGCGAGGTGGAGTTTGACCTGCTGGTGAGCATTCCGCTTAACAAGGGCGCTGAGGTTATCGGGCGTTCCGGCTTGGGCGATGAACTCAACTACGTGCCGACCAACAAGCACACCCTGCTTGCCGAAGGCTACGACAACATCTTCGTACTGGGCGATGCCACCAACGTCCCCGCTTCCAAAGCCGGGGCGACCGCGCACTACGAGGTGGATACGCTGGCGGAGAACTTCCCGCGCTACATTCAGGGCAAGGAACTCGAACCGCTCTTTGACGGTCATGCCAACTGCTTTGTCGAAACCGGGTACGGCAAGGGCATGCTGATTGACTTCAACTACACTACCGAACCTCTGCCCGGCAAGTACCCCCTGCCGCTCATTGGACCCTTCTCTCTGCTCAAAGAGTCGGTCATCAATCACTGGGGCAAACTGGGCTTCCGCTGGATGTACTGGAATATCCTGATGAAAGGACTGCCCATTCCCTTCCTGCCGGCTCAAATGAGCATGGTGGGCAAGGAAAAAGTGAACTGGGAAAACGGCGGCGCTTTCGCCGCATGA
- a CDS encoding ArsR/SmtB family transcription factor has translation MISSSLSQEITALHADICSALADPARILILYALNEKPSNVSTLAEELGITQSAASRHLNVLRDRGLVISQRDGQSVVNMLADPRVIQALDLLRAVLTSKLKNQAALAETMEPSEQE, from the coding sequence ATGATTTCCTCATCCCTTTCGCAAGAAATTACTGCCCTGCACGCTGATATCTGTTCGGCGCTGGCGGATCCGGCACGCATCCTCATTCTCTATGCCTTGAATGAGAAGCCCAGCAACGTCAGCACACTGGCAGAAGAACTGGGCATTACCCAGTCGGCGGCGTCGCGTCATTTGAACGTCCTGCGCGACCGCGGGCTGGTGATTTCCCAGCGCGATGGGCAATCGGTGGTCAACATGCTCGCCGATCCGCGCGTCATTCAGGCGCTGGATTTACTGCGCGCGGTGCTGACCAGCAAGTTGAAGAATCAGGCGGCACTTGCCGAAACGATGGAACCTTCCGAACAGGAATAA
- a CDS encoding GNAT family N-acetyltransferase, which yields MNIEIREVGTKDISQLERLFPQGGAEKHARRLVRQQNGSAVYLIAFLAEMPVGHLLLKWDGARDEAVRANRPVPCPDLEDLFVREEYRQQGIATQLLRHAEDLARQCGYAEIGLAVGLENPDARRLYDRLGYREAGFGTYRVHGMYVDEQGALCTWEEECVYLVKRI from the coding sequence TTGAACATCGAAATTCGCGAAGTCGGCACGAAGGATATTTCTCAACTGGAACGCCTTTTTCCGCAGGGCGGCGCGGAGAAACACGCTCGCCGTCTGGTGCGCCAGCAGAACGGCAGTGCCGTCTATCTCATTGCGTTTCTCGCTGAAATGCCCGTTGGACACCTGCTATTGAAATGGGACGGAGCCAGAGACGAAGCCGTGCGGGCAAACCGCCCGGTTCCCTGCCCGGATCTGGAAGACCTGTTCGTCCGTGAGGAATACCGCCAGCAGGGCATTGCCACACAATTGCTCCGCCACGCCGAAGACCTTGCCCGGCAGTGCGGATACGCCGAAATCGGACTGGCGGTAGGGCTGGAGAATCCTGACGCCCGCCGATTGTATGACCGCCTGGGCTACCGCGAAGCCGGCTTTGGCACCTACCGCGTCCACGGGATGTATGTGGACGAACAGGGCGCGCTGTGCACCTGGGAAGAGGAATGCGTGTATCTGGTCAAGAGGATTTGA
- a CDS encoding DUF2142 domain-containing protein, with protein MKKITKFLSSPESVFLLLATLFGVVFAVFIPYGAGFDEEQHVIRIYDLAAAKWLPNQRDPGNDSFFTPVDFVRYAYQRRFFQTPAQDLLEGSAFHEPLNRNNLLGTLTRSIYSPFNFLPQAATARFFWRKYDYPVVPVAILCRIAGLAMYIGLSFLAVRLLPVGKWTLAVLALAPSALYQAATLNADGFTNGVSFLFAAVVLHLALDECPVFSRWKVVLLMVSILLVGTAKPGMFVLFPLLFLLPVRRFPSKGWALATGIAVVVAIAFGVQYNALAVQTSHFAGTDEGSLSQQIALIQAHPWDFLYTLIWGNLRAIGNYFMEWAAVYGHWAGVVPAPVYAFYVAALIFALGAETLPARLTPYQRWVLGGTFLISSGAFALLYTINNYVPGSLAGFGHQGRYYIPTAPLLYLALSGLFSFHNFVQKKLPLFLTGSITLSLAFYLLGIYATYYTYCGTSWYTFQGCTQPVYKNIEWAQTPALEFSSSTPLRQEFPNRCGELEQIQIYIHAKTSEPDTTLVFTLKDSADHILAEERVPANTLPAKRFFVWRIPEEVQTKTASALEIRATGKGVVELALNGGDYFREAHLIVGNQEIADDLVFRYVCTPFWKQIIQVVIPIEANN; from the coding sequence ATGAAAAAAATCACGAAATTTCTCTCCAGTCCTGAAAGCGTCTTTCTGCTTCTTGCTACACTGTTCGGAGTAGTATTTGCCGTGTTCATTCCTTACGGTGCGGGGTTTGACGAAGAACAGCACGTCATACGCATTTACGACCTGGCGGCGGCGAAGTGGTTGCCCAATCAGCGCGACCCCGGCAATGATTCCTTTTTTACACCGGTGGATTTTGTGCGTTATGCCTATCAGCGCCGATTCTTCCAGACTCCTGCTCAAGACCTTCTCGAGGGATCGGCTTTCCATGAACCGCTGAATCGGAACAACCTTCTCGGAACGCTGACGCGCTCAATCTATTCTCCCTTCAACTTCCTGCCGCAAGCCGCCACAGCCCGCTTCTTCTGGCGCAAGTACGATTATCCGGTTGTGCCTGTTGCCATCCTGTGCCGCATCGCCGGGCTGGCGATGTATATCGGGCTTTCATTCCTTGCCGTCCGCCTGCTTCCAGTGGGTAAATGGACTCTGGCAGTGCTGGCGCTGGCGCCTTCGGCGCTGTATCAGGCGGCAACGCTTAACGCCGACGGCTTCACCAACGGGGTGAGCTTCCTGTTCGCGGCAGTTGTCCTGCACCTGGCGCTGGATGAATGCCCGGTCTTCTCCCGCTGGAAGGTGGTACTGCTCATGGTCTCCATTCTTCTCGTTGGTACTGCCAAACCGGGCATGTTTGTGCTTTTCCCGCTTCTTTTCCTTCTGCCGGTCAGGCGGTTTCCCTCAAAGGGGTGGGCGCTGGCTACGGGAATCGCCGTAGTGGTTGCCATTGCCTTTGGCGTGCAGTACAACGCGCTGGCGGTACAAACTTCACATTTTGCAGGTACTGACGAGGGTAGTCTCAGTCAGCAAATTGCGCTCATCCAGGCGCACCCCTGGGATTTTCTTTACACCCTGATATGGGGCAACCTGCGCGCCATTGGGAATTACTTTATGGAATGGGCGGCGGTGTACGGTCACTGGGCGGGAGTAGTGCCTGCGCCGGTGTATGCGTTCTACGTTGCCGCGCTGATTTTTGCCCTCGGCGCAGAAACTCTGCCCGCCCGTCTTACTCCATACCAGCGCTGGGTGCTGGGGGGAACTTTTCTGATCTCTTCCGGCGCGTTTGCCCTGCTGTACACCATCAACAATTATGTGCCGGGCAGTCTGGCAGGATTTGGGCATCAGGGACGCTACTACATTCCCACCGCACCTCTGCTTTACCTCGCGTTAAGCGGCCTGTTCTCTTTCCACAATTTTGTTCAGAAGAAACTGCCTCTCTTTTTGACAGGGAGCATTACCCTCAGCCTTGCATTTTATTTACTGGGAATTTACGCCACCTATTACACCTATTGCGGAACATCCTGGTACACCTTCCAGGGTTGTACCCAGCCGGTGTACAAAAACATTGAATGGGCGCAAACTCCCGCACTGGAGTTTTCCTCTTCCACCCCCCTGCGGCAGGAATTTCCCAACCGTTGCGGAGAGTTGGAACAAATTCAGATCTATATCCACGCCAAAACCAGTGAACCTGACACAACACTGGTTTTCACCCTGAAAGACTCTGCCGACCACATTCTGGCGGAAGAGCGCGTCCCTGCAAATACCTTACCCGCAAAGCGTTTCTTCGTCTGGCGTATCCCTGAAGAAGTGCAGACAAAAACGGCTTCCGCACTGGAGATCCGTGCCACAGGCAAAGGAGTGGTAGAACTTGCCCTTAACGGCGGGGATTACTTCCGCGAAGCACATCTCATTGTCGGGAATCAGGAAATTGCCGATGACCTGGTTTTCCGGTACGTTTGCACACCATTCTGGAAACAAATTATTCAGGTCGTGATCCCAATCGAAGCAAATAACTGA
- a CDS encoding lysylphosphatidylglycerol synthase transmembrane domain-containing protein, translating to MSGNWVPPRVNRVLNAKNLSFFLLGVLILIFLLRQIDLKELRDQILGVRWELFLAGAGVYFLKSCLRAVRLNRISADLSLPYLKTLRLSLATSLATQILPFKLGELSYVYLLKQEKNAPAAQGLSALIVIRLMDLLAIGVLYLAVALALRSPQSGVQMMQALIFIGLLGAGMGLLMALSRLAPPVLEKVKAKSFPKENFLLRLIEWVEKFFRYFQAYRPLQFAQWMGLALLEWIANYGMFHLLLLGMSVPVTFFQTATAVTFAAVASALPVNAVGSFGSQEAGWTAALLLVQVDRQTAITTAFSTHILTLAYIAFFGALAWLSYLLRLGSRPE from the coding sequence GTGAGCGGGAATTGGGTGCCACCGCGTGTCAATCGCGTGCTGAATGCTAAAAACCTCAGTTTCTTTCTGCTGGGGGTGCTGATTTTGATTTTCCTTCTCCGTCAAATTGACCTGAAGGAATTGCGCGATCAGATTCTCGGTGTGCGCTGGGAGTTGTTCCTTGCCGGCGCAGGGGTGTACTTCCTCAAATCCTGTCTGCGGGCGGTGCGTTTGAACCGCATCAGTGCCGATTTATCTTTGCCCTATCTGAAGACCTTACGCCTCTCGCTGGCGACTTCGCTGGCAACCCAAATTCTGCCCTTCAAACTGGGCGAGTTAAGTTATGTGTATCTGCTCAAGCAGGAAAAGAACGCGCCTGCGGCGCAGGGGCTTTCGGCGCTGATCGTTATTCGCCTGATGGACTTGCTGGCAATTGGCGTGCTTTACCTTGCCGTGGCGCTTGCCCTGCGTTCGCCGCAATCCGGCGTGCAGATGATGCAGGCGTTGATTTTCATCGGGTTGCTGGGCGCAGGCATGGGCTTGTTGATGGCTCTCTCCCGTCTGGCACCGCCTGTATTGGAGAAGGTCAAAGCCAAATCTTTCCCGAAAGAAAATTTCCTCTTGCGTCTCATCGAATGGGTAGAGAAGTTTTTCCGATATTTTCAGGCGTACCGTCCTCTGCAGTTTGCCCAATGGATGGGGCTGGCGCTTCTGGAATGGATCGCCAATTACGGCATGTTTCATCTGCTCTTACTCGGGATGAGTGTTCCGGTCACATTCTTCCAAACAGCCACGGCAGTCACCTTTGCCGCGGTTGCCAGCGCCTTGCCGGTCAATGCGGTAGGCAGTTTTGGCTCGCAGGAAGCCGGCTGGACTGCCGCACTTTTACTGGTACAGGTGGACAGGCAAACGGCGATTACCACTGCCTTTTCCACCCATATTCTCACCCTGGCGTACATTGCTTTCTTCGGTGCGCTGGCGTGGCTCAGTTATTTGCTTCGATTGGGATCACGACCTGAATAA
- a CDS encoding glycosyltransferase family 2 protein — MSQSQKTLGESLSILIPAYNEALSIAGVLRGLLEQPELQGAEIIVINDGSTDETSQMVRQFPTVRLIEHLANRGYGTAIRSGARAAQRPFIVWYDADGQHRPQDLIALAQKLISEGLDYCIGVRMGDSYQDPERVVGKWLLRLAVNFAVGKPVPDFNSGLRGFKREVLLRYLPLLPKRFGASTLTTLLMIENEHFGGTIPIVTQPRIGKSTVRQFRDGLRTLQIILHIVILFKPLQFFGWMGSLLILAGLIYGFYKAFTVHLGFPVFGTLVILLGIQSFFFGLLCDQISALRRERWG, encoded by the coding sequence ATGAGTCAATCTCAAAAAACGCTTGGGGAATCGTTGAGTATCCTGATTCCCGCGTACAACGAAGCCCTCAGCATTGCGGGAGTGTTGCGCGGGTTGCTGGAACAGCCCGAATTGCAGGGCGCGGAGATTATAGTCATCAACGATGGCTCTACCGATGAAACCAGCCAGATGGTGCGCCAGTTCCCCACAGTGCGGTTGATTGAGCATCTTGCTAATCGCGGTTATGGTACAGCCATTCGCAGTGGGGCGCGGGCGGCGCAGAGACCGTTCATCGTCTGGTACGATGCCGATGGTCAGCACCGTCCGCAGGATTTAATTGCCCTGGCGCAGAAACTGATCAGTGAAGGGTTGGATTACTGTATCGGTGTACGTATGGGGGATTCGTATCAAGACCCGGAACGTGTGGTGGGAAAGTGGTTGCTGCGCCTGGCGGTGAATTTTGCCGTTGGTAAACCCGTTCCGGATTTCAATTCAGGGTTACGCGGATTTAAACGAGAAGTGTTACTGCGCTATCTTCCTTTGCTCCCTAAACGCTTTGGCGCTTCTACCCTGACCACCCTGCTGATGATTGAAAACGAACATTTTGGCGGTACCATTCCCATTGTGACTCAGCCGCGTATTGGAAAAAGCACGGTTCGGCAGTTCCGCGATGGATTGCGCACACTCCAGATCATCCTGCATATTGTCATTCTCTTCAAGCCGTTGCAGTTCTTTGGCTGGATGGGGTCACTGCTCATCCTTGCCGGGCTGATTTACGGCTTTTACAAAGCCTTCACCGTGCATTTGGGCTTTCCGGTATTCGGTACGCTGGTCATCCTGCTGGGGATTCAATCCTTTTTCTTTGGCTTGTTGTGCGATCAAATCAGCGCACTGCGGCGGGAGCGCTGGGGGTGA